A region of the Nitrospirota bacterium genome:
AGGAGATCCAGCGGCTGAACAAGCTCGTCAACGACTATCTCGATTACAGCAGGCCGCTGAAGCTGAATACCCGGCAGGTCGAGATCGACGCCCTGCTCGAGGATGTGCTCGCGCTCGTCTGGGCAAAGGCCGAGGCCGACGGGATAGCGATCGTGCGGGAGAGCACGACGAAGGCGGAGCTCGTGGTCGACCCCGACCTCTTCAAGTCGTGCATCATGAATGTCATTACCAATGCGTTCCACGCCATGGGGGCGGTCCCGGGGAAGGGCCTCTTGCGGGTGAAGGAAGAGGTCGTGGGCGACGAGTTTGTGCTCACGATCGCCGACAACGGAGAGGGGGTCTCGCCGGAACATAGAGAGCGGATCTTCGAGCCGTTTTTCTCGACGAAACAGAACGGCCTCGGCCTCGGGCTCCCCATGACGCGGCGGGTCATGGAAGAGCACGGCGGACGGGTCGAGCTCAACAGCACGCCCGGGAAAGGGAGCGAGGTGAAGCTCGTGCTCCCTCTCTCGCCTCTATCGAATGTGCGGCAGCATCTCTCGTGAGCAGGGTGACGGAGCATGGGTTCCATAGTTGTCATTGACGACGAACAGCGGCAGCGCGACATCATCAGGACGATCCTCGAAGATGAGGGATACGAAGTGCGCACCGCCTCGTCCGCAGAGGAGGGGCTGGAGCTGATCTCCGCCCTCGGCCCCGATGTGGTGATTACCGACCTCAAGATGAGCGGCATGAGCGGTGTGCAGCTGCTCGATGCGATCCCGGACGATACTGTCAAGCCTGCCGTGGTCATCATGACGGCCTACGGCACCATAACGTCCGCAGTGGAAGCGATGCGCAAAGGGGCCTTCGACTATCTGACCAAGCCGCTCGAGAAGGACGGCATCATCATTACCGTAAAAAAGGCGATGGAGCGGATGCAGCTCCTCAAGGAGAATATACGGCTCCAGGACGCCCTCTTCCAGAAGTTCAAGATGGAGGGCATTGTCGGCACCTCGCCGCGCATGAGGGAGATCATCGAGCTCGCCAAGAAGGTCACTCCTACGGCGGTGACGATCCTTATCTACGGTGAGAGCGGCACCGGGAAAGAGCTCATCGCCCGGGCGATTCACTACAACAGCCCCCGCAAGACCGGTCCCTTCACGGCGATCAACTGCGCCGCCATCCCCGACAACCTCATCGAGAGCGAGCTCTTCGGGTATGAGCCGGGAGCGTTCACCGGCGCGACGCACCGCAAGGTCGGGCTTTTCGAGTCGAGCGACAAGGGGACCATCTTCCTCGACGAAGTGGGAGACCTCCCCCTCATGACACAGACGAAGATACTGCGGGTCCTCCAGGACAAGGAGATCAGGAGGCTGGGAGGCAAGGACAGCATCAAGACCGACGTGCGGATCATCGCGGCGACGAACAAGGACCTCGAGAAGGAGGTCGCTGCAGGGAGGTTCAGGGAGGACCTCTATTACCGCCTCAAGGTGGTGACGCTCGAGCTGCCGCCGCTCCGGGAGCGGAAGGAGGATATCCCTGCCCTCGTCTCGTTCTTCATCGGCAAGTACAACAAGGAG
Encoded here:
- a CDS encoding sigma-54 dependent transcriptional regulator, which codes for MGSIVVIDDEQRQRDIIRTILEDEGYEVRTASSAEEGLELISALGPDVVITDLKMSGMSGVQLLDAIPDDTVKPAVVIMTAYGTITSAVEAMRKGAFDYLTKPLEKDGIIITVKKAMERMQLLKENIRLQDALFQKFKMEGIVGTSPRMREIIELAKKVTPTAVTILIYGESGTGKELIARAIHYNSPRKTGPFTAINCAAIPDNLIESELFGYEPGAFTGATHRKVGLFESSDKGTIFLDEVGDLPLMTQTKILRVLQDKEIRRLGGKDSIKTDVRIIAATNKDLEKEVAAGRFREDLYYRLKVVTLELPPLRERKEDIPALVSFFIGKYNKEFGKRIKGMSDTVMKALTAYHWPGNIRHLESVIERAVLISDADTIGMQEIRSELKLPQERGLLDIDIPDEGINFEELEKELIKKAMLKANNVAAKAARLLGMTYKTFWYRLEKFGIQAASPKEDSLPEKRN